In Spirochaetota bacterium, a genomic segment contains:
- the lepA gene encoding translation elongation factor 4, producing the protein MDLNQIRNFSIIAHIDHGKSTLADRIIEKCRLIDPRNHRDQILDTMDLERERGITIKSNAITLNYTARDGKSYIFNLIDTPGHVDFTYEVSRALAACDGVLLVVDASQGVEAQTIANLYLALDNDLEILPVINKIDMPSADISRTKESIEKSLGLDAETAVPVSAKDGTGIDDLLEKIVEFIPPPKGDPDAPLRALIFDSFFDNYQGAIMKVRIIDGTVRRGDPIMFFSTGKKYEVTEVGIFRLTLEKRESLEPGDVGYIVAGIKSVIDTKIGDTVTRSDRPAAAPLKGFRDAKPMVFSGLYPMYSDDYENLKDALYKLRLNDASLIFEPDNSYALGFGFRCGYLGLLHMEIVQERLEREFDLALVTTAPSVEYKIYMASGDQLTIDNPVKMPDPSLIERIEEPFVNATIITPTDYIGNIMALVTDCRGIHKDMQYIDKQRVQLHYDLPLSEIVFNFYDKLKSISRGYASFDYELKDFRESNMVKVDILVNAEPVDALSFIVHEVKARIRGKDIITKLKDIIPRQQFKIPLQAAIGSSIIARENISAVRKDVTAKCYGGDITRKRKLLEKQKEGKKRMKQIGSVEVPQEAFMTILKID; encoded by the coding sequence CTCATCGATCCGCGTAACCATCGCGACCAGATCCTCGACACCATGGACCTGGAGCGGGAGCGCGGCATCACTATCAAGTCGAATGCCATCACCCTGAACTACACGGCCCGCGATGGAAAGAGCTACATCTTCAATCTCATCGACACCCCGGGCCACGTGGATTTCACCTACGAAGTGTCGCGGGCCCTGGCCGCCTGCGACGGCGTGCTCCTTGTCGTGGACGCCTCCCAGGGAGTCGAAGCGCAGACCATAGCGAATCTTTATCTCGCTCTCGACAATGATCTCGAGATACTGCCGGTCATAAACAAGATCGACATGCCCAGCGCCGATATCTCCCGCACCAAGGAGAGCATTGAAAAGAGCCTTGGCCTTGACGCCGAAACGGCGGTGCCCGTTTCGGCCAAGGACGGCACCGGCATAGACGATCTCCTTGAAAAGATCGTGGAGTTCATCCCGCCGCCCAAGGGAGATCCAGACGCTCCCCTGCGCGCCCTGATCTTCGATTCGTTCTTCGACAACTACCAGGGCGCCATCATGAAGGTCCGCATCATCGACGGAACGGTCCGCCGCGGCGATCCGATCATGTTCTTTTCAACGGGTAAAAAATACGAGGTAACCGAAGTGGGGATTTTCCGGCTCACCCTCGAGAAGAGGGAAAGTCTCGAACCGGGTGACGTCGGATACATCGTAGCCGGCATCAAATCAGTCATCGACACGAAAATCGGAGACACCGTGACCCGGTCCGACAGGCCGGCTGCGGCGCCGCTCAAGGGTTTCCGGGACGCCAAGCCGATGGTCTTCTCCGGCCTTTACCCGATGTACAGCGACGATTACGAGAACCTGAAAGACGCCCTGTACAAGCTGCGCCTCAATGACGCTTCCCTGATATTCGAGCCGGACAACTCCTACGCCCTGGGCTTCGGGTTCCGCTGCGGCTACCTGGGCCTGCTTCACATGGAGATCGTGCAGGAGCGACTTGAACGCGAATTCGACCTGGCCCTGGTCACGACCGCGCCGAGCGTCGAGTACAAGATATACATGGCCAGCGGCGACCAGCTGACCATCGATAACCCGGTCAAGATGCCGGACCCGTCGCTCATCGAACGCATCGAGGAGCCCTTCGTGAACGCCACCATCATCACGCCGACCGATTACATCGGCAACATCATGGCCCTGGTTACCGATTGCCGCGGCATCCACAAGGACATGCAGTACATCGACAAGCAGCGGGTCCAGCTCCACTACGACTTGCCCCTGTCGGAAATAGTCTTCAATTTTTACGACAAGCTCAAATCCATATCCCGCGGCTACGCTTCCTTCGATTACGAGCTGAAGGATTTCCGTGAATCGAACATGGTAAAGGTCGACATCCTGGTCAACGCCGAGCCGGTGGACGCCCTCTCCTTCATCGTGCACGAGGTCAAGGCCCGTATCCGCGGCAAGGACATCATCACCAAGCTGAAGGACATCATTCCCCGGCAGCAGTTCAAGATACCGCTCCAGGCGGCCATCGGATCCTCCATCATCGCGCGGGAGAACATCTCCGCCGTGCGGAAGGACGTCACAGCCAAATGCTATGGCGGGGACATCACCCGGAAACGGAAGCTCCTTGAAAAGCAGAAAGAAGGCAAAAAGAGGATGAAGCAGATTGGATCGGTTGAAGTGCCCCAGGAGGCCTTCATGACGATTCTCAAGATTGATTAG
- a CDS encoding HD domain-containing protein yields the protein MSRLHSSHGWDHVERVVRLAEKIAAAEQAADIFIVKTAAILHDIARLDEVDSTGKSCHAEHGSRMAHEFLLSLGLDPARADLIRQCILCHRYRNDHVPSSIEAKILYDADKLDSIGAVGIGRAFLFSGEVGARLHNPDIDINLTEAYGKEDTAFREYMVKLRFIHERMLTAEGKRMAEERHQFMVAFFERLQSEVKNLN from the coding sequence ATGAGCCGACTCCACTCCAGCCACGGCTGGGACCACGTGGAGCGCGTGGTTCGCCTGGCTGAAAAGATTGCGGCAGCGGAGCAAGCCGCCGACATCTTCATTGTGAAGACCGCCGCGATCCTCCACGATATAGCGCGCCTGGACGAGGTGGACAGCACGGGAAAGAGCTGCCACGCCGAGCATGGCAGCAGGATGGCCCACGAATTTCTTCTTTCCCTCGGCCTTGATCCGGCCCGGGCCGATCTCATCCGACAGTGCATCCTGTGCCATCGCTACCGCAATGACCATGTCCCCTCCAGCATCGAGGCCAAAATACTCTATGACGCCGACAAGCTCGATTCTATCGGCGCTGTAGGCATCGGCCGGGCCTTTCTCTTTTCGGGCGAAGTGGGGGCGCGGCTCCATAACCCCGATATCGACATTAATCTCACCGAGGCCTACGGCAAGGAGGACACCGCCTTTCGCGAATACATGGTGAAGCTCAGGTTCATCCATGAGCGTATGCTTACGGCCGAGGGTAAACGAATGGCTGAAGAACGTCATCAATTCATGGTAGCCTTTTTCGAACGACTCCAGAGCGAAGTAAAGAATCTGAACTGA
- the glgP gene encoding alpha-glucan family phosphorylase — MAIVKKFKVVPNLPPKLEPLLAIANNMWWVWNFEAIELFRRLDVDLWRAVSHNPVKMLGSISQNLLDEAASSESFLAHMEKVQQELEWHMTRKTWYDEHQKGFEEAGIAYFSAEFGIHESLPMYSGGLGILAGDHLKSASELGLPLFGVGLFYRLGYFHQYLNLDGWQQESFPEVDFYNMPARLVMDDGGKPLMISVDLQGRAVFAQIWAVTVGKIMIYLLDTNIDWNEIEDRSITDELYGGDNEKRIKQEILLGIGGVRALKAMKKRVTVYHMNEGHAAFLALERIRAAMEEDRLSYNEAHEFVTASNVFTTHTPVPAGNDRFPPEMIEAYFEDFYKSMGLSREQFLALGREVPEDKKESFCMTVLALKTASGCNGVSRLHGKVSRNMWKRIWPSLPVHEVPIDHITNGVQTLSWTSDEMMRLLNRYLGPRWIDNPADNTIWQNVDHIPDSELWRCRERLRERLVSFARRKLRDQLLARGVSPKEADIANSVLDPDTLTIGFARRFATYKRGTLILRSIEKLSQLLHDRERPMQIIFAGKAHPRDHMGKELIKQIIHYCSDERFRRKMVFIEDYDMNIARYLVQGVDVWLNTPIRPKEASGTSGMKVVPNGGINISVLDGWWDEAYNTSNGWAIGNGEEYDDLSYQDDVESLFLYNIIDKEVKPAFYNRGLDGLPREWVVRMKESMKSNTAIFNTNRMVKDYTEKFYKTAHQHFVNFHGDSYKLAREFSSWKADIMKKWDAVSVAHVDISDEKEIKVNTQITVRAEIKLGDIKPEHVTVELYFGALDRNGEIVEGVALPMRENGRTEKGSCVFQGQMLCLQSGQFGFTVRVMPHHPESARKFYPELKVTWA; from the coding sequence ATGGCAATAGTAAAAAAATTCAAAGTCGTTCCGAATCTACCCCCTAAGCTGGAGCCGCTGCTCGCCATTGCCAATAATATGTGGTGGGTATGGAATTTCGAGGCGATCGAGCTTTTCCGGCGCCTTGACGTGGACCTGTGGCGCGCCGTTTCGCACAATCCAGTAAAGATGCTCGGATCGATATCCCAGAACCTTCTTGACGAGGCCGCGTCATCGGAAAGCTTTTTGGCACACATGGAGAAAGTCCAGCAGGAGCTGGAATGGCACATGACGCGGAAGACGTGGTACGATGAGCACCAGAAGGGTTTCGAAGAAGCCGGCATTGCCTATTTCTCCGCGGAATTCGGCATCCATGAAAGCCTGCCGATGTATTCGGGCGGCCTCGGCATCCTGGCCGGTGACCACCTGAAGTCGGCCAGCGAGCTGGGCCTGCCCCTCTTCGGCGTGGGCCTGTTTTACCGTCTTGGCTACTTTCACCAGTACCTGAATCTTGACGGGTGGCAGCAGGAGAGCTTTCCCGAGGTTGACTTCTACAACATGCCGGCGCGGCTGGTAATGGACGACGGCGGGAAACCGCTAATGATCTCGGTCGACCTGCAGGGCCGCGCCGTGTTCGCCCAGATCTGGGCCGTGACCGTTGGAAAGATAATGATCTATCTCCTGGACACCAATATCGACTGGAATGAAATTGAGGACCGCTCCATCACCGACGAGCTGTATGGCGGCGACAACGAGAAGAGGATCAAGCAGGAGATCCTCCTCGGCATAGGCGGCGTGCGCGCCCTCAAGGCAATGAAGAAGCGCGTTACCGTGTATCACATGAACGAAGGGCACGCGGCCTTTCTTGCGCTGGAGCGGATCAGGGCGGCCATGGAGGAGGACCGCCTCTCCTATAACGAGGCCCATGAGTTCGTGACGGCAAGCAACGTGTTCACGACCCATACGCCGGTCCCGGCCGGCAACGACCGGTTCCCGCCCGAGATGATAGAGGCGTATTTCGAGGATTTCTACAAATCGATGGGGCTCTCGCGTGAACAGTTTCTCGCCCTGGGCCGCGAGGTGCCGGAGGACAAGAAAGAGTCATTCTGTATGACCGTGCTGGCCCTGAAGACGGCATCGGGATGCAACGGCGTGTCCAGGCTTCATGGAAAGGTCTCCCGGAACATGTGGAAACGGATATGGCCGTCCCTGCCGGTGCACGAGGTTCCCATCGATCATATCACAAACGGCGTGCAGACACTTTCATGGACGTCCGATGAAATGATGCGGCTCCTGAACAGGTACCTGGGACCCCGGTGGATCGATAACCCCGCGGACAACACCATCTGGCAGAACGTCGATCACATTCCGGATTCGGAGCTCTGGCGCTGCAGGGAGAGGCTCCGCGAGCGCCTCGTCTCCTTCGCGCGGCGGAAGCTTCGCGACCAGCTCCTGGCCAGGGGGGTATCGCCGAAGGAGGCTGACATCGCCAACTCGGTCCTTGATCCGGACACCCTGACCATAGGGTTCGCCCGGCGGTTCGCCACATACAAGCGGGGCACCCTGATACTCAGGAGCATTGAAAAGCTGTCGCAGCTCCTCCATGACCGGGAGCGTCCGATGCAGATCATATTCGCCGGCAAGGCCCATCCCCGCGACCACATGGGCAAGGAGCTCATCAAGCAGATCATCCATTACTGCAGCGATGAGCGGTTCAGGCGGAAAATGGTGTTCATCGAGGATTACGACATGAATATCGCCAGGTACCTGGTGCAGGGGGTGGACGTGTGGCTCAATACCCCGATCAGGCCCAAGGAGGCGTCCGGAACCAGCGGCATGAAGGTCGTCCCAAACGGCGGCATAAATATCAGTGTTCTTGACGGATGGTGGGACGAGGCCTACAACACCTCCAACGGATGGGCCATCGGCAACGGCGAGGAATATGACGACCTTTCCTACCAGGACGATGTCGAAAGCCTGTTCCTGTACAATATCATCGACAAGGAAGTGAAGCCGGCCTTTTACAACCGGGGCCTTGACGGGCTCCCGCGAGAATGGGTCGTGCGCATGAAGGAATCGATGAAAAGCAATACCGCAATCTTCAATACAAACCGCATGGTGAAGGATTACACTGAAAAATTCTACAAAACGGCACACCAGCATTTTGTCAATTTCCATGGCGATAGCTATAAGCTTGCGCGCGAGTTTTCCTCGTGGAAGGCCGACATTATGAAGAAGTGGGACGCGGTCAGCGTTGCCCATGTTGATATTTCCGACGAAAAGGAGATCAAGGTGAACACGCAGATAACGGTGCGCGCCGAGATTAAGCTGGGTGACATCAAGCCGGAACACGTGACGGTGGAGTTGTATTTCGGCGCCCTTGACAGGAATGGCGAGATCGTTGAAGGTGTAGCGCTTCCCATGAGGGAAAACGGCAGGACGGAAAAGGGGTCATGCGTTTTCCAGGGACAGATGCTCTGCCTTCAGTCCGGCCAATTCGGCTTCACCGTGCGGGTGATGCCCCATCACCCTGAAAGCGCGAGGAAATTCTATCCTGAATTGAAGGTCACCTGGGCCTGA
- a CDS encoding PAS domain S-box protein, whose amino-acid sequence MMGADGQWGGFASLVEMALEQAGIGVCVCGLDGAVAFVNRGFLRMVDKNETDGIVPSKAADLADTFMEIIAAAKNANAIIRKTVTIQTKSSAERHLSCIAGIQGNNGDNRVVIVANDVTDFMMGNNDDKWHTIIDSLEDGYYECDVEGNFLAVNNAMCRITEYDYGEMIGMNYSKCFIREDAEEVFKRYNEVFKTGKPTRIINFTAITKSGRKRKIEGSIAIIKNGEGRISGFRGIIRDITEKNKIEMELLRARKMEAIGILAGGIAHDYNNVLTAILGNISLAKMEVKPENRSLIEVLNDAEIASMKAVDLTRRLSTFARGGKPERQVIDYSESLATVVDSVLRNYGGPHTLAIQESLWRVEVDEFQIGQVITYILNNAIESMPRPGMIRINADNARVEKEASHHEISLQPGNYVRISVSDEGPGIPAESLHNIFDPYYTTKEMASGLGLATSYAIIKRHHGYIDVESAEGKGSTFFVYLPVAH is encoded by the coding sequence ATGATGGGTGCTGATGGACAGTGGGGCGGATTTGCGTCGTTGGTTGAGATGGCCCTGGAGCAGGCCGGCATAGGCGTTTGCGTATGCGGATTGGATGGGGCCGTGGCGTTTGTTAATCGCGGATTCCTCCGGATGGTCGATAAAAATGAAACGGACGGCATTGTTCCCTCAAAGGCAGCCGATCTGGCCGATACGTTCATGGAAATTATTGCCGCGGCAAAGAATGCCAATGCCATTATCAGGAAGACCGTGACCATACAAACAAAATCATCAGCGGAGAGACATCTGTCGTGTATCGCCGGCATACAGGGGAATAACGGCGACAATCGAGTGGTCATCGTCGCCAATGATGTAACGGATTTCATGATGGGAAATAACGACGACAAGTGGCATACCATCATTGACTCCCTCGAAGACGGTTACTACGAATGCGATGTTGAAGGGAATTTTCTGGCGGTCAATAACGCCATGTGCCGCATAACGGAATATGATTATGGCGAGATGATAGGCATGAATTACAGCAAATGCTTTATCCGCGAAGATGCGGAGGAAGTTTTCAAGCGCTATAATGAAGTGTTTAAAACCGGAAAGCCGACACGTATCATAAATTTCACGGCGATTACGAAAAGCGGCAGGAAGAGGAAGATAGAAGGATCCATAGCGATTATCAAGAATGGCGAAGGTAGGATATCGGGGTTCCGGGGCATCATCAGGGACATCACCGAGAAGAACAAGATTGAAATGGAGCTTCTGCGCGCGCGGAAGATGGAGGCCATCGGCATACTCGCCGGCGGCATAGCCCATGATTATAACAATGTGCTCACCGCGATACTGGGTAACATCTCCCTCGCCAAAATGGAAGTGAAACCGGAGAACAGGAGCCTGATCGAGGTCCTGAACGACGCCGAGATCGCTTCAATGAAGGCCGTTGATCTTACCCGCCGGCTCAGCACCTTCGCCCGCGGTGGAAAGCCCGAACGGCAGGTAATCGATTACAGCGAGTCTCTCGCGACGGTCGTTGATTCCGTATTACGCAATTATGGCGGCCCTCATACGCTCGCAATACAGGAAAGCCTGTGGCGCGTCGAGGTGGATGAGTTCCAGATCGGCCAGGTCATTACCTATATTCTCAACAACGCCATCGAGTCGATGCCCCGACCGGGTATGATACGGATCAATGCGGATAACGCCAGGGTCGAGAAGGAAGCGTCCCACCACGAGATATCACTGCAGCCGGGTAACTATGTTCGGATCTCGGTCAGCGACGAGGGCCCGGGCATCCCGGCTGAGTCGCTTCACAATATTTTTGACCCTTACTACACGACCAAGGAAATGGCGAGCGGCCTGGGACTGGCCACCAGTTACGCCATTATCAAGCGTCATCACGGCTACATCGACGTGGAGTCGGCCGAAGGTAAGGGGTCGACCTTCTTTGTCTATCTGCCCGTGGCACATTGA
- a CDS encoding SpoIIE family protein phosphatase, translated as MTSIDPENFTINGICESLFSLNDMAVYMLDRERRFIQISPIIEKLTGHGQDELRGMPIQSIVVPDNKETIDGLFKGEYGVCVKQEIRLVRKDSSECNCIIINMVSADGNNDYSVGVIKAKQPHDPKVESILKTFTMAVEQSPATVVITDRNGSIEYVNPKFTSLTGYSFNEAMGNNPRILKSGDQRPEFYKDLWTTISSGKEWRGDFHNSKKNGELYWESASISPIKNDEGDITHYVAVKEDITERKRAEEELRITGEKLKEKNSELEWQLMNAQAVTRLLLPEAPPRYERVLVDFRFKPLEAIGGDFFSFNTLHEHGLGVFIGDVAGHGVSAALFLTLLRSITDRLNAGRGAEPSRYIKDLNGDLAGGGVLFFITALYGYFDFSMSGATFRFAKGGHTPPILYRSTDGSARMLASEGMPVGLSGAAQFQEITVDIQPGDRIYLYTDGIIETRNEQGGMIEVEGLRDSIIQSGSMTLEGSLDHIMREIERFRGPVPLQDDMVLIGFEIKN; from the coding sequence ATGACATCGATTGATCCCGAAAACTTTACGATCAACGGCATCTGTGAATCGCTTTTCAGCCTGAATGATATGGCGGTTTACATGCTCGATCGTGAACGACGCTTTATCCAGATCAGCCCGATAATTGAAAAGCTGACCGGCCACGGCCAGGATGAACTCAGGGGAATGCCGATACAATCAATTGTTGTTCCTGATAACAAAGAAACCATCGATGGGCTTTTTAAAGGCGAATACGGAGTTTGCGTCAAGCAGGAGATTCGTCTCGTCAGGAAAGATTCCTCAGAGTGCAATTGCATTATAATCAATATGGTCAGCGCCGATGGGAATAACGATTACTCGGTTGGAGTCATCAAAGCCAAACAGCCCCATGATCCTAAAGTGGAATCCATACTCAAGACCTTTACCATGGCCGTTGAGCAGAGCCCGGCGACCGTTGTCATAACCGACAGGAACGGCTCCATAGAGTACGTAAATCCGAAATTTACGAGCCTCACGGGGTATAGCTTCAATGAGGCGATGGGCAATAATCCAAGGATCTTAAAATCAGGGGACCAGAGGCCCGAGTTTTATAAAGATCTCTGGACGACCATATCATCGGGAAAGGAATGGCGGGGCGATTTTCATAATTCCAAAAAGAACGGTGAATTATACTGGGAGTCGGCATCGATATCCCCGATCAAGAACGATGAAGGCGATATAACGCATTATGTCGCGGTCAAGGAGGATATTACCGAGCGCAAAAGGGCGGAAGAGGAATTGCGGATAACCGGCGAGAAGCTGAAGGAAAAGAACAGCGAATTGGAGTGGCAGTTGATGAACGCCCAGGCGGTAACGCGCCTGCTTCTCCCCGAGGCGCCGCCGCGGTATGAACGCGTGCTGGTCGATTTTCGGTTCAAGCCGCTTGAGGCCATAGGGGGAGATTTTTTTTCATTTAATACTTTACATGAGCATGGTCTTGGTGTTTTCATAGGCGATGTGGCCGGACATGGCGTTTCAGCAGCGCTCTTTCTAACGCTGCTCAGGTCAATAACGGACAGGCTCAATGCCGGGAGGGGAGCTGAACCGTCCCGCTATATAAAGGACTTGAACGGCGATCTTGCCGGAGGCGGGGTACTGTTTTTTATAACCGCGTTGTATGGCTATTTTGATTTTTCAATGAGCGGGGCGACGTTTCGATTCGCCAAGGGAGGCCACACCCCGCCGATTCTATACCGTTCCACGGACGGGTCTGCCCGGATGCTGGCATCGGAAGGCATGCCGGTGGGTCTTTCTGGGGCAGCGCAGTTTCAGGAGATCACCGTTGACATTCAGCCGGGTGACAGGATATATCTATATACCGACGGCATCATCGAGACGAGGAATGAGCAGGGCGGCATGATAGAGGTGGAAGGGCTGAGGGACAGTATCATCCAGAGCGGATCGATGACCCTGGAAGGGTCGCTTGATCATATAATGCGTGAAATCGAACGGTTCCGCGGCCCTGTCCCCTTGCAGGATGACATGGTCCTTATCGGTTTTGAAATAAAAAACTGA
- a CDS encoding SUMF1/EgtB/PvdO family nonheme iron enzyme has protein sequence MIGISADTMEKAFHALKDPAVKKEYIAGSFPQYGTSLETVYIRKFLTSCGEFALFIKDTGYLTEGEREGWGWVWREERWQKESKVTWLCPFGTIDDEQYRHDDGPVMQVSWNDDAAYCSWLTAKAGFTVRLPHEAEWEVFARMGGVPGMEEWADGLVRVDGQVYVSEYIKRGEKPVDGDPAGLIWEWTEDWYKAYPGGKELRDYGTVYKVLRGGSHMSLPVQRTREFRLRKCPTARSPYYGFRIACVAPW, from the coding sequence ATGATCGGCATCTCGGCCGATACCATGGAAAAAGCGTTTCATGCCCTGAAAGATCCTGCAGTTAAAAAAGAGTATATCGCCGGCTCGTTTCCACAATACGGCACAAGCCTCGAAACAGTCTATATCAGAAAATTTCTCACATCATGCGGCGAATTTGCCCTGTTCATAAAAGATACCGGTTACCTGACCGAGGGAGAACGGGAAGGGTGGGGCTGGGTATGGCGCGAAGAGCGGTGGCAGAAAGAATCGAAAGTAACATGGCTTTGCCCTTTCGGAACAATAGATGATGAGCAATATCGCCATGACGACGGGCCTGTCATGCAGGTGAGCTGGAATGACGACGCAGCGTACTGTTCATGGCTCACCGCAAAAGCCGGTTTTACCGTGCGATTGCCCCATGAAGCCGAATGGGAGGTCTTCGCGCGGATGGGCGGTGTTCCCGGCATGGAGGAGTGGGCAGATGGCCTGGTGCGTGTTGACGGGCAGGTGTATGTTTCTGAATACATAAAACGCGGCGAGAAACCGGTAGACGGCGATCCTGCCGGCCTCATATGGGAGTGGACTGAGGATTGGTATAAAGCCTATCCCGGCGGGAAAGAACTAAGGGACTATGGGACCGTATACAAGGTCTTACGGGGCGGTTCGCATATGAGCCTCCCGGTGCAGAGGACGCGGGAATTCAGGTTGCGAAAGTGCCCGACGGCCAGGAGCCCCTATTATGGATTCCGTATTGCCTGTGTCGCCCCCTGGTAA
- a CDS encoding diguanylate cyclase has translation MNWVYNMGLLEKALQYKNKIGGDGKKSIMDRIAGPADTGLPDESRPEAANATDTEPDIVYLDREDLVMVDNADGEGGAAVEAEQGAGDAKADAGPRFTMSGVEEAGAAPSTHAWEDTGVLLDNLALYELSRDLLKATTTQELFDVILFSVMGQVGASSSSVMRPSREIPDEWEIEESRGVTISKDEVVFRPHAGILKQLISRREILDMDEFKDDPAFSDDYYNYISIDAKLLVPIVYNEEVLGAIVLGNKLNSEDYTGEEKGFFNIIAEYSAFSYRAIRFKEINDAGSGPSSHISAVDKIRGRIASELGLGKVRAIIQDEFKELGITGFSIYVKDEGSRDFVLFTAEEENRLKLDEPDFRISSHASLIRDIAHAESPIMFNEPRRSKSLTEVFTDSQLKSMSILDLFTFKLGGDLLGFIMVYEISETAPLDYVHARIMKCVDFIFPYIAITRTIESSRGGYADTIEGVFNRINDEIKNARDLSIPITLILLSIKNYKRYQGLFGNEKVKNLFGHFEKFTRTRLGDRDFSVRFDRNKILIVLPGKDKKYAVPLANAISNELVQSFSTRDVQLLVTFLTAEYPLDGKDAYSLMDAVN, from the coding sequence ATGAATTGGGTGTATAACATGGGCCTGCTGGAAAAAGCGCTGCAGTATAAAAACAAGATAGGCGGAGACGGCAAGAAGTCCATCATGGACCGGATCGCCGGGCCCGCCGATACCGGTCTGCCCGATGAAAGCCGCCCCGAGGCCGCCAACGCGACGGACACGGAACCTGATATAGTGTACCTTGACAGGGAGGACCTGGTCATGGTCGATAACGCCGACGGAGAAGGCGGAGCGGCCGTTGAGGCTGAACAGGGTGCCGGCGACGCCAAGGCCGATGCCGGGCCGAGATTCACCATGAGCGGCGTGGAGGAGGCTGGCGCCGCTCCTTCGACACATGCATGGGAAGATACCGGCGTGTTGCTCGACAACCTGGCGCTGTACGAGCTGAGCAGGGACTTGCTGAAAGCGACGACAACGCAGGAGCTCTTCGACGTGATTCTTTTTTCGGTCATGGGCCAGGTCGGCGCATCATCGTCATCGGTCATGAGGCCGAGCAGGGAGATTCCGGACGAATGGGAGATCGAGGAGTCCCGCGGCGTCACCATCAGCAAAGACGAGGTTGTTTTCCGTCCCCATGCAGGCATCTTGAAGCAGCTCATATCCAGGAGGGAGATCCTCGATATGGATGAGTTCAAGGATGATCCGGCCTTCAGCGATGATTATTACAACTATATATCCATCGACGCGAAACTGCTGGTGCCGATCGTTTACAACGAAGAAGTGCTGGGCGCCATCGTCCTGGGGAACAAGCTCAATTCAGAGGATTACACCGGCGAGGAAAAGGGATTCTTCAATATCATAGCCGAATATTCGGCGTTTTCCTACAGGGCCATACGGTTCAAGGAGATCAACGACGCCGGGAGCGGGCCGAGCTCGCATATTTCGGCCGTCGACAAGATTCGGGGCAGGATAGCCTCCGAGCTGGGCCTCGGCAAGGTCCGCGCTATCATACAGGATGAATTCAAGGAGCTTGGCATAACCGGCTTCTCCATATATGTCAAGGATGAAGGGAGCAGGGACTTTGTTCTTTTCACTGCGGAGGAGGAAAACAGGCTGAAGCTGGATGAGCCGGACTTCCGCATCTCGTCTCACGCGAGCCTGATACGCGACATCGCCCATGCGGAAAGTCCAATCATGTTCAACGAACCGCGGCGGTCCAAGTCGTTGACGGAAGTATTTACCGATTCGCAGCTGAAAAGCATGTCCATACTGGACCTGTTCACGTTCAAGCTGGGCGGCGATCTTCTCGGCTTTATCATGGTATACGAAATATCTGAAACGGCGCCCCTCGACTACGTTCACGCGCGGATCATGAAATGCGTGGATTTCATTTTCCCCTATATAGCCATCACGAGGACGATAGAGAGCAGCCGCGGAGGCTATGCCGACACCATCGAGGGGGTCTTTAACCGCATCAATGACGAGATAAAGAACGCGAGGGATCTTTCCATTCCGATCACGCTGATTCTGCTGTCCATCAAAAATTACAAGAGGTATCAGGGGCTGTTCGGCAATGAAAAAGTGAAGAACCTGTTCGGTCATTTTGAAAAATTCACCCGAACCCGCCTCGGTGACAGGGATTTTTCAGTCCGGTTCGACCGCAACAAGATTCTCATTGTCCTGCCCGGCAAGGACAAGAAATACGCGGTGCCGCTGGCCAACGCGATCAGCAATGAGCTGGTCCAGTCTTTCAGCACCAGGGATGTGCAGCTTCTCGTCACGTTCCTTACCGCGGAATATCCGTTGGACGGCAAGGACGCATACAGCCTGATGGACGCCGTTAATTAA
- the atpC gene encoding ATP synthase F1 subunit epsilon, which produces MKKIKCSILTPDRYIYEGEIAFAVVQAHNGEMGFLVDHAPLISELGVGEIRLQDGKTTEYFVVEGGVVEIRDNKLIILAETASKKSELDKHALEEKLKELKEQKEREIKAFSPEWVRFQGEERRIKARIKVASR; this is translated from the coding sequence ATGAAGAAGATAAAATGCAGCATCTTAACGCCGGACCGTTATATTTACGAAGGTGAGATCGCATTTGCCGTGGTTCAGGCACACAACGGCGAAATGGGTTTCCTCGTTGACCACGCACCCCTGATTTCTGAACTGGGTGTGGGGGAAATTCGGCTGCAGGACGGAAAAACAACCGAATATTTCGTAGTTGAAGGCGGCGTTGTCGAGATACGCGATAACAAGCTCATCATACTTGCTGAAACGGCAAGCAAGAAGAGCGAGCTGGATAAACATGCTCTCGAGGAGAAGCTGAAAGAACTGAAAGAGCAGAAGGAAAGAGAGATAAAGGCTTTCTCTCCGGAATGGGTAAGGTTCCAGGGCGAAGAAAGGCGTATCAAGGCTCGGATCAAGGTTGCCAGCAGATAA